The following proteins are co-located in the Heliorestis convoluta genome:
- a CDS encoding GHMP family kinase ATP-binding protein, protein MKGRAYLPGTCGELAQGWIDKRYLHITCPIDCWVTAEISMEPGRGHIDGLKGRWKAEKALYEILSRWDLEGKYDLAIRFENPLPSGKGLASSTADLCALLYALARACKRKISQQEMIEVILTVEPSDGLFLPGIAIFDHRQGSQALTITENIPAIDILLYDNGGDVDTIAFNNHPQLFERNQMKEAKVQQAFALIIEGLEQGDRKKIGQGATISALANQTLLPKTNLEVIVEKAQAQGALGLSIAHSGTIVGLLIEKEEKAIKENVRAFMTEQSAYNYLGEYTLVGGGARYNLP, encoded by the coding sequence TTGAAAGGGCGGGCTTATCTACCAGGGACTTGCGGAGAGCTGGCCCAGGGGTGGATTGACAAGCGCTATCTACATATCACTTGTCCCATTGATTGCTGGGTTACGGCAGAAATATCGATGGAACCAGGAAGAGGCCACATCGATGGACTCAAAGGGCGCTGGAAAGCTGAAAAAGCCCTCTATGAAATACTCTCTCGCTGGGATCTAGAAGGAAAGTACGATCTAGCCATTCGATTCGAAAACCCTTTACCAAGTGGCAAAGGGTTGGCTTCTAGCACTGCCGATCTCTGTGCACTTTTATATGCTTTAGCAAGAGCTTGTAAGCGAAAGATATCGCAACAAGAAATGATCGAGGTTATTTTAACAGTGGAACCTTCTGATGGCTTGTTTTTACCAGGCATAGCCATTTTTGATCACCGTCAAGGCTCGCAAGCTCTGACAATTACAGAAAATATTCCAGCCATAGACATACTTCTTTATGACAATGGTGGCGATGTTGACACGATTGCTTTTAACAACCATCCCCAACTGTTCGAACGAAATCAGATGAAAGAAGCAAAAGTTCAACAAGCTTTTGCTTTAATCATAGAAGGACTAGAACAAGGCGACAGAAAAAAAATTGGCCAGGGCGCCACAATCAGCGCCCTAGCCAATCAGACCTTATTACCAAAAACCAACTTAGAAGTTATCGTCGAAAAAGCGCAAGCACAAGGTGCTCTAGGCCTATCCATTGCCCACAGCGGAACCATTGTAGGTCTACTGATTGAAAAAGAAGAAAAAGCTATCAAAGAAAATGTGCGAGCTTTCATGACAGAACAATCAGCCTACAACTACCTTGGAGAATACACACTCGTTGGAGGAGGCGCCCGCTACAACCTTCCATAA
- a CDS encoding pyridoxal phosphate-dependent aminotransferase — protein MDTKKRPYEHGGDIWSYGEKVIDFSANINAQGLSLKARKAMVERIDEVIHYPDPHCRHLLQHLSTYLGLTPSALLPGNGAVDLLDHWIAQCQLRKVMLCEPSFGQYHRALKAQGTQIHPFYLNEKDHFQLDHKKWIAQLIESGCDGAIVCSPHNPVGWTWERGVRDEIIKVCEERRIHLLIDESFVDFLPPEQEIRAIEQTVASNYVRVLYSLTKFFAIPGLRLGLLIGKPSFIEELQSKRDPWSVNHLAQIAAVAALQDRDYQKRTQERLPQERAYLFEGLQKIKGFEPLPSTVNFLLVNIEKSGYSASWWTDKLAQKKMILRNCNSFALLGERYLRIAVRTIEETAKLLEALQVIEGEESVL, from the coding sequence ATGGACACTAAAAAGAGGCCTTATGAACATGGTGGCGATATCTGGTCTTATGGAGAAAAAGTGATAGATTTTAGTGCCAACATCAATGCGCAAGGCTTGTCGTTAAAAGCCCGTAAAGCAATGGTAGAGAGAATTGATGAAGTGATTCACTATCCCGATCCCCATTGCCGCCATCTTCTTCAACACCTCAGCACCTATCTGGGCTTAACGCCTTCTGCTCTCTTGCCAGGAAATGGCGCTGTTGACTTGCTCGATCATTGGATTGCTCAATGCCAACTTCGAAAGGTTATGCTTTGTGAACCTTCCTTTGGGCAGTACCATCGAGCTTTAAAAGCCCAGGGTACCCAGATTCATCCTTTTTATCTCAATGAAAAGGATCACTTTCAACTTGACCACAAGAAGTGGATTGCTCAACTGATAGAATCAGGCTGCGATGGAGCCATAGTATGCTCACCCCATAACCCTGTCGGATGGACCTGGGAACGGGGAGTTCGTGATGAAATCATCAAAGTTTGTGAAGAAAGGCGAATTCATCTGCTCATTGATGAATCTTTTGTTGATTTTTTACCACCAGAGCAAGAAATTCGCGCCATTGAACAGACCGTAGCGAGCAACTATGTGAGAGTGCTCTATTCTTTAACCAAATTTTTTGCCATTCCTGGTCTTCGTTTAGGCCTTCTGATTGGGAAACCCTCTTTTATTGAAGAACTACAAAGCAAGCGTGATCCTTGGTCAGTCAATCATCTGGCCCAGATAGCTGCCGTTGCTGCTTTGCAAGACCGAGACTATCAGAAAAGAACGCAAGAAAGATTGCCCCAGGAACGGGCCTATCTTTTTGAAGGGTTACAAAAGATCAAAGGCTTTGAGCCTCTTCCTTCTACGGTCAACTTTCTACTTGTAAATATAGAAAAGAGTGGCTATAGCGCTTCTTGGTGGACCGATAAATTGGCCCAGAAAAAAATGATCCTTCGCAATTGTAATAGTTTTGCCTTACTAGGAGAGAGATACTTGCGCATTGCAGTACGCACAATAGAAGAAACGGCAAAACTTCTAGAAGCGTTACAAGTGATTGAAGGGGAGGAGAGCGTATTATGA
- a CDS encoding ion transporter: MKAFCQRIVGMPYFDHFIIALILLNSLVLGLETSSFLTSHFENWFYWIHKIILAFFIIEALIKITAVAPQWNRYFGNGWNLFDFSIIILSLIPMTGQFAMIARLVRLLRILRLVSTIPELRLIVTTLIRSIPSMGHILVLSGILFYIYGILGYHLFHQHDPELWGSFGLSLLTLFRVITLEDWTDVMYVAMELSPWAWTYFVSFVIIGTFVVINLFIAVVLNNLQDAKAAQEIKTERELTITKEPESELTHLLDQIKATQQKMLELQTELEKKLKT, from the coding sequence ATGAAAGCCTTTTGTCAGCGCATTGTTGGCATGCCTTACTTTGACCACTTCATTATAGCTTTAATTCTTCTCAACAGCCTTGTTCTTGGATTGGAAACGTCAAGCTTTCTAACATCTCACTTTGAAAACTGGTTTTACTGGATTCATAAAATCATCCTAGCCTTTTTCATTATCGAAGCTTTGATCAAAATAACAGCCGTTGCGCCCCAATGGAATCGCTATTTTGGCAATGGATGGAACCTTTTTGACTTTTCGATTATAATCTTATCGTTGATTCCAATGACTGGCCAGTTTGCTATGATTGCCCGTCTTGTTCGCTTGTTACGTATTTTACGTCTTGTATCAACCATTCCAGAGCTACGGTTAATTGTAACAACTTTAATTCGATCCATTCCTAGCATGGGACATATTCTTGTATTATCAGGAATTCTTTTCTACATATACGGAATTCTCGGATACCACCTCTTTCATCAACACGATCCAGAACTTTGGGGTTCCTTCGGTCTTTCTTTGTTAACACTTTTCCGTGTAATAACTTTAGAAGACTGGACAGATGTCATGTACGTCGCCATGGAACTGAGCCCCTGGGCTTGGACATACTTTGTCTCTTTTGTCATTATTGGAACTTTTGTGGTCATTAATCTATTTATTGCTGTTGTCCTTAACAATTTGCAAGATGCAAAAGCAGCACAAGAGATTAAAACAGAAAGAGAACTTACAATTACGAAAGAACCAGAGTCTGAACTAACTCATTTATTAGATCAAATCAAAGCAACGCAGCAAAAAATGCTAGAACTTCAAACAGAGCTAGAGAAAAAACTAAAAACATAA
- a CDS encoding YkvA family protein, with amino-acid sequence MQAKMNKATTWQRLRVLVNIPRSSRLIMALLRDGRVPVLNKVLLLGLGAAYFLWPLDVVPDVVPFFGHIDDLTVIVFLIDRFLASAPSYVVREHMERTE; translated from the coding sequence ATGCAAGCAAAAATGAACAAAGCTACAACGTGGCAGCGTTTACGTGTTCTTGTTAACATACCCCGATCTTCCCGACTCATTATGGCATTGTTGCGAGATGGAAGAGTACCCGTTCTTAATAAAGTGCTGTTACTAGGCTTAGGAGCTGCCTATTTTCTGTGGCCTCTTGATGTGGTGCCTGATGTAGTGCCTTTTTTTGGACATATCGATGATCTAACGGTGATTGTATTTTTAATTGATCGCTTCCTTGCTTCTGCACCTTCTTATGTCGTTCGTGAGCATATGGAGCGGACTGAGTAG
- the cobC gene encoding alpha-ribazole phosphatase, with translation MTKVYLIRHGETEWNLNRRYQGHSDIALSEQGRYQAQQLLRRLAHENIDVLYASDLGRAVETAQIIASAHQKEVQLDQRFRECHFGQWEGLTFPEIEKAYPQEIETWRKRPGQLLVPGGESFALLQVRAYEALLDVVAKHKGENIAIVAHGGTIRTLLCAILDLDLDRAWQLKQDNTALNIISFYDDQTVIECINDTTHLLVGAFPQCENKVE, from the coding sequence ATGACAAAGGTCTACTTGATTCGCCATGGCGAGACAGAATGGAATTTGAATCGTCGCTATCAAGGGCATAGCGACATTGCTTTAAGTGAACAGGGACGATATCAAGCACAACAATTGCTACGTCGTTTGGCTCATGAGAACATTGATGTGCTCTATGCCAGCGACCTAGGTCGAGCCGTAGAAACAGCCCAGATTATAGCTTCTGCCCATCAAAAAGAAGTGCAACTCGATCAACGCTTTCGTGAATGCCACTTTGGCCAATGGGAAGGACTTACTTTTCCTGAAATAGAAAAAGCCTATCCTCAGGAAATAGAAACATGGAGAAAGCGACCGGGACAGTTGCTTGTGCCTGGTGGAGAAAGCTTTGCTTTATTACAAGTCCGAGCTTACGAAGCTTTACTTGATGTCGTCGCAAAACATAAAGGGGAAAACATTGCCATTGTAGCCCATGGAGGTACTATTCGTACCCTTCTGTGCGCCATTCTCGATCTCGATCTCGATCGAGCCTGGCAACTAAAGCAAGACAACACAGCCCTTAATATTATTTCCTTTTATGATGATCAGACCGTCATTGAATGTATCAATGATACGACGCACTTGCTTGTAGGGGCTTTTCCACAATGTGAGAACAAGGTAGAATAG
- a CDS encoding ribonuclease J gives MNGNGKPTVSFIPLGGVGEVGKNMSVIEYGDDIIVIDAGVKFPGEELLGIDLVIPDITYLVQNVEKIRGIFLTHGHEDHIGALPFVLKQIQVPVYGTRLTLGLVKNKLTEHGLIREAQLHEITADDVVNAGPFQLEFFRVNHSIPDGIGMAIRTPAGLIVHSGDFKLDQTPVDDKVLEFNKLARYGDEGVMLFICDSTNVERPGYTPSERTVGDTFRSVFAKTDSRIIIATFASNVHRIQQVINTAAEFNRKVAVVGRSMVTVVDVSQQLGYLNVPKGMLIELEEVDRLPDHQVTIITTGSQGEPMAALTRMATNNHRQISIREGDTVIISATPIPGNEKLVSRTIDNLFRIGADVVYKEVANVHVSGHAAQQEIKLMLNFLRPRFVIPFHGEYRHQATFAKLAQTMGIPEERCIRCNIGDRIEFNMEKAMITGTVESGSIMVDGIGVGDVGNIVLRDRHHLAHDGVVIAVVTINKEDGTILAGPDLVSRGFVFVREAGDLLGEAKSRVREALTQKTGKTTEWSILKNLIRDTLNEYFYQKTKRRPIVLPIIMEI, from the coding sequence ATGAATGGCAATGGCAAGCCCACCGTTTCTTTCATCCCTTTAGGCGGTGTCGGAGAAGTGGGCAAGAATATGAGCGTCATTGAATATGGTGATGACATCATTGTCATTGATGCAGGTGTAAAATTTCCTGGAGAAGAACTGCTTGGCATTGATCTTGTAATTCCTGATATTACCTATCTCGTGCAAAATGTTGAAAAGATCCGTGGTATCTTTCTAACCCATGGCCATGAAGATCATATCGGCGCATTGCCTTTTGTGTTGAAACAAATTCAAGTACCTGTCTATGGAACTAGACTGACATTGGGTCTGGTTAAGAATAAACTAACGGAGCATGGCTTAATACGAGAAGCCCAATTACATGAGATTACAGCTGATGATGTGGTCAATGCAGGACCTTTTCAGTTGGAGTTTTTCCGCGTAAACCATTCCATTCCCGATGGTATCGGCATGGCCATTCGAACACCCGCTGGATTGATTGTTCATTCTGGCGATTTTAAGCTCGATCAGACACCGGTAGACGACAAAGTATTAGAGTTTAACAAGCTAGCTCGTTATGGTGATGAAGGTGTTATGCTCTTTATTTGTGACTCCACGAACGTTGAGCGTCCTGGCTATACACCCTCAGAACGCACTGTTGGTGACACCTTTCGTTCCGTCTTTGCCAAAACAGATAGCCGCATCATAATTGCTACTTTTGCTTCTAACGTGCACCGTATTCAACAAGTGATCAACACAGCTGCTGAATTTAACCGCAAAGTGGCCGTTGTTGGTCGTAGTATGGTGACCGTTGTCGATGTTTCGCAACAACTTGGTTATTTGAATGTACCAAAAGGTATGCTTATAGAGTTAGAAGAAGTTGATAGATTGCCCGATCATCAGGTCACTATTATTACAACAGGTTCTCAAGGAGAACCTATGGCAGCCTTAACCAGAATGGCAACAAACAATCATCGCCAGATTTCCATTCGAGAAGGTGACACCGTTATCATCTCGGCCACGCCGATTCCAGGCAATGAAAAGCTTGTATCAAGAACGATTGACAACTTATTCCGCATTGGCGCCGATGTTGTCTACAAAGAAGTAGCCAATGTTCACGTGTCAGGCCATGCTGCTCAACAAGAAATCAAGCTTATGCTCAATTTCTTACGACCTCGCTTTGTCATTCCTTTTCATGGTGAATATCGACATCAAGCTACATTTGCCAAGTTGGCACAAACCATGGGTATTCCAGAAGAACGATGCATCCGTTGTAATATTGGCGATCGCATAGAATTTAACATGGAAAAAGCCATGATAACTGGAACGGTTGAGTCTGGCAGTATTATGGTCGATGGCATCGGTGTTGGCGATGTAGGCAATATTGTCCTTCGTGATCGTCACCATCTGGCTCATGATGGTGTTGTCATTGCCGTTGTTACGATCAACAAAGAAGATGGTACGATTTTAGCTGGACCTGATCTTGTTTCACGGGGCTTTGTTTTTGTCAGAGAAGCAGGCGATCTGCTAGGTGAAGCAAAAAGCCGTGTTCGTGAAGCCCTGACCCAGAAAACAGGAAAAACAACAGAGTGGTCTATATTGAAAAACTTAATCAGAGACACTTTAAACGAATATTTTTATCAGAAAACGAAGCGCCGCCCGATAGTATTACCGATCATCATGGAAATCTAG
- the guaB gene encoding IMP dehydrogenase — MRDCFTISEGLTFDDVLLIPSKSEILPREVTVVTQLTRRIRLNIPIMSAGMDTVTDSRMAIAMAREGGIGVIHKNMTIEQQAHEVDRVKRSEHGIITDPIFLSRQQKIEDALAIMERYHISGVPIADKAGKLVGIITNRDLRFETDFSRSINDVMTQENLITAPVGTSLEEAKEILRKHKVEKLPLVDDEGHLRGLVTIKDIEKARQYPNSTKDDRGRLCACAAVGVTADTLDRVQALVQSGVDAIVVDTAHGHSRGVLNMVEKIKSLYPQVDIIAGNVATYEGTKDLIEAGADCVKVGIGPGSICTTRVVAGIGVPQITAVYESARAAREKGIPIIADGGIKFSGDITKALAAGANVVMLGSLLAGTEESPGDIEIYQGRSFKVYRGMGSLGAMKEGSKDRYFQENEKKLVPEGIEGRVPYKGPVSDTLFQMIGGLRAGMGYCGCRDLEELMTKTKFIRITAAGLRESHPHDVTITKEAPNYSL, encoded by the coding sequence TTGCGCGATTGTTTCACCATTTCAGAAGGCCTTACTTTTGACGACGTACTACTTATTCCAAGCAAATCAGAGATTCTACCTAGAGAGGTGACTGTCGTAACGCAGTTAACTCGTAGAATTCGATTAAATATTCCCATTATGTCAGCAGGTATGGACACAGTAACAGACTCTAGGATGGCCATCGCCATGGCGCGCGAAGGTGGCATTGGTGTAATTCATAAGAACATGACCATTGAACAACAGGCTCATGAAGTCGATCGGGTGAAACGTTCAGAACATGGTATTATTACAGACCCTATATTCTTGTCTCGTCAACAAAAAATTGAAGATGCCTTAGCCATTATGGAGCGCTATCATATTTCTGGTGTACCCATTGCCGATAAAGCGGGTAAGCTGGTCGGAATTATCACCAACCGTGATTTGCGCTTTGAGACCGATTTTTCAAGATCGATTAATGATGTGATGACACAAGAGAACTTAATCACAGCACCTGTAGGAACCTCCTTAGAAGAAGCCAAAGAAATATTACGAAAGCATAAAGTGGAAAAACTTCCTTTAGTCGATGACGAAGGACATCTGCGCGGACTGGTAACCATTAAAGATATTGAAAAAGCTCGACAATATCCCAATTCTACGAAAGACGACCGAGGACGTCTTTGTGCTTGCGCTGCCGTAGGCGTCACTGCCGACACTCTCGATCGCGTACAAGCGCTGGTACAATCGGGTGTAGATGCCATTGTTGTTGATACAGCCCACGGTCACTCACGAGGCGTATTGAACATGGTAGAAAAGATCAAGAGCCTCTACCCACAGGTCGATATCATTGCAGGCAATGTAGCGACTTATGAAGGTACGAAAGACTTGATTGAAGCAGGCGCCGATTGTGTCAAAGTAGGTATTGGTCCGGGATCGATTTGCACAACCCGTGTTGTCGCTGGGATTGGCGTACCTCAAATTACGGCCGTTTACGAAAGTGCTCGAGCAGCCCGGGAAAAAGGAATTCCCATTATTGCCGATGGTGGCATCAAATTTTCTGGTGACATTACCAAAGCGCTGGCTGCTGGCGCCAATGTCGTTATGCTTGGAAGCTTGCTAGCGGGAACAGAAGAAAGCCCTGGCGATATCGAGATTTACCAAGGTCGTAGCTTTAAAGTCTACCGAGGCATGGGATCCTTAGGCGCTATGAAAGAAGGATCAAAAGATCGCTACTTCCAGGAAAATGAGAAAAAGCTTGTTCCAGAAGGCATTGAAGGCCGCGTACCATACAAAGGCCCTGTTTCTGATACCTTGTTCCAAATGATCGGCGGTTTACGAGCTGGTATGGGCTATTGTGGATGTCGCGATCTAGAGGAGCTAATGACAAAAACGAAGTTTATTCGGATTACAGCAGCTGGGTTGCGGGAAAGCCATCCCCACGATGTAACAATTACGAAAGAAGCGCCTAATTACAGCTTATAA
- a CDS encoding Cof-type HAD-IIB family hydrolase, with the protein MRRIQLVALDLDGTLLNEKREIPLSLVERIEDLQARGIHFVVATGRLYPAALPYARQLALKGPLIACNGAMIRDTKDDRTLHHLTLDRGQGREILKELQKEKEDILRFSFFGDQVVTDTPHLFTEKYEKALGLSFSYVNNLHDHMEECFLQDHHPTMIVLMTESSVTARITDKIFQRFGDQVFVTNSHDYFTEVLHPMATKGQALAQVASMLGLSQGAVMAIGDNRNDLSMIEWAGTGVYVGNAPAGLHERANYVTKEYQSWGVLEALDKFFPE; encoded by the coding sequence ATGCGTAGAATCCAACTAGTAGCTCTCGATCTAGATGGAACCTTGTTGAACGAAAAAAGGGAAATACCTCTTTCTTTAGTCGAACGAATAGAGGATTTGCAAGCAAGAGGAATTCATTTTGTTGTAGCGACGGGTCGCCTTTATCCGGCTGCCCTGCCCTACGCTCGTCAACTTGCTTTAAAAGGACCTCTGATTGCTTGTAACGGTGCTATGATTCGTGATACCAAAGATGATCGAACGCTCCACCATCTAACGTTGGACCGAGGTCAAGGTCGGGAAATACTCAAAGAGTTGCAGAAAGAAAAGGAAGATATTTTACGTTTTTCTTTTTTCGGTGACCAAGTGGTCACCGATACGCCTCATCTTTTTACGGAAAAGTATGAAAAAGCATTGGGTTTATCTTTTTCCTATGTTAATAACTTGCATGATCATATGGAAGAGTGCTTTTTACAAGATCACCACCCCACAATGATTGTTCTTATGACAGAAAGTTCCGTAACAGCCCGAATTACGGATAAGATTTTTCAAAGGTTTGGCGATCAAGTCTTTGTCACAAACTCCCATGATTATTTTACAGAAGTTCTACATCCCATGGCCACAAAAGGACAAGCCCTTGCACAAGTTGCCTCTATGTTGGGACTTTCACAAGGCGCTGTGATGGCCATTGGAGACAATCGAAATGACCTATCCATGATTGAATGGGCTGGGACAGGTGTATATGTTGGAAATGCACCTGCTGGTCTTCATGAACGAGCCAATTACGTAACCAAAGAGTACCAATCCTGGGGTGTTCTAGAAGCGTTAGATAAGTTTTTCCCCGAGTAA
- a CDS encoding adenosylcobinamide-GDP ribazoletransferase, producing the protein MNLLLTRFFLALSFFTRLPVPNLKEFREEDFGKSLLFLPLVGLIIGFLLVLAASFFSWLLPLTLLIPLLLSLQIYLTGAITVDGFMDTFDGIFSGRKPERILEIMRDSRVGAHAVVSVMMLLLLKLGALASLPVQPGSIAFALPLDLWNWNFQTGFYGSTFDPLLLTLLWLPMVGRWSIAFALYRFPYARSEGMAALFHRHRPVAPVFITTLFTAFVLTALAGLVGIFILAMTALFVQVWATHLSKKLGGLTGDIYGAICETVEVYGLVLLVALLYSPFGEVLF; encoded by the coding sequence GTGAATCTTTTATTAACTCGCTTTTTTCTAGCTCTTTCTTTTTTCACTCGCTTGCCTGTACCGAATCTAAAAGAATTTAGAGAAGAAGACTTTGGAAAGTCGTTGCTTTTTTTGCCTCTTGTAGGCTTGATTATTGGTTTTTTGTTAGTTCTGGCTGCTTCTTTCTTCTCTTGGTTGCTACCTCTTACACTTCTTATACCTCTTTTACTCAGTTTACAAATCTATCTCACCGGTGCTATTACCGTTGATGGATTTATGGATACTTTTGATGGCATTTTTTCAGGGAGAAAGCCAGAACGGATCTTAGAGATTATGCGTGACTCAAGAGTGGGTGCCCATGCTGTTGTCTCTGTGATGATGCTCCTTCTCCTAAAACTAGGTGCTCTCGCATCATTACCCGTACAGCCTGGTTCGATCGCTTTCGCATTACCTCTTGACCTGTGGAATTGGAATTTTCAGACAGGATTTTATGGATCTACCTTCGATCCCCTTTTGCTTACCCTCTTGTGGCTGCCCATGGTAGGGCGATGGTCCATTGCTTTTGCGCTCTACCGCTTTCCCTATGCCCGCTCAGAAGGAATGGCCGCTCTTTTTCATCGCCATCGCCCTGTTGCACCTGTTTTTATTACAACGCTCTTTACAGCCTTTGTGCTTACGGCCCTGGCTGGTTTAGTAGGGATTTTTATCTTAGCCATGACAGCTCTATTCGTGCAAGTCTGGGCGACTCATCTATCGAAGAAGCTGGGCGGGCTCACCGGTGATATATACGGCGCTATCTGTGAAACTGTAGAAGTCTATGGGCTTGTTCTACTCGTGGCTCTTCTATATTCACCTTTTGGGGAGGTGCTCTTTTGA
- the cobT gene encoding nicotinate-nucleotide--dimethylbenzimidazole phosphoribosyltransferase: MSLEQVIKQIKPLDQKIIEATQAHLDSLTKPQGSLGMLEDIGKQVAAIYGSVKPPLTKKKVVIMAGDHGVAAEGVSAYPPEVTPQMVLNYMNGGAGINVMANHAGASLICVDVGVAVDLPDLPNLIRKKIAYGTKNMTQGPAMTREEAEKALLIGVETVEQLSKEGITLLAPGDMGIANTTSSAAIIAALGNVPVEQVVGRGTGINDERYKRKIEAVRKALAVNKPDSNDSLDVLAKVGGLEIAGMAGLMIGAAVYGMPVVIDGFNATAAALIAGTLAPLSRAYMIGSHLSAEPGHKFMLEYLGIKPMLTMNLRLGEATGAVLVMSMVDCAIKILREMATFEDAGVSVALT; the protein is encoded by the coding sequence TTGTCACTGGAGCAAGTAATCAAACAAATCAAACCGTTGGATCAAAAAATAATAGAAGCAACACAAGCTCATCTAGACTCCTTAACAAAACCACAAGGCAGCTTAGGAATGCTTGAAGATATAGGCAAGCAAGTCGCCGCCATCTACGGTTCTGTAAAACCACCGCTAACGAAGAAAAAAGTTGTCATCATGGCGGGCGATCACGGTGTAGCTGCTGAAGGTGTTAGTGCTTATCCGCCGGAAGTAACACCGCAAATGGTGCTCAATTACATGAACGGTGGTGCGGGAATTAATGTCATGGCCAACCATGCAGGTGCTTCTTTAATTTGTGTCGACGTTGGCGTGGCCGTGGACTTGCCTGATCTGCCTAATTTAATACGAAAAAAAATTGCCTATGGTACAAAAAATATGACTCAAGGTCCTGCTATGACTAGAGAAGAAGCAGAAAAAGCGCTTCTAATCGGTGTAGAAACGGTAGAGCAACTATCCAAAGAAGGTATAACCTTGCTCGCCCCCGGTGATATGGGCATTGCCAATACCACTTCTTCTGCTGCCATCATAGCTGCTCTTGGTAATGTACCGGTGGAGCAAGTCGTCGGCCGTGGTACAGGCATTAACGATGAAAGATACAAGCGCAAAATAGAAGCGGTCCGCAAAGCGCTCGCAGTCAATAAACCAGATAGCAACGATAGTCTTGATGTATTGGCAAAAGTCGGTGGTCTAGAAATTGCGGGCATGGCCGGGTTGATGATTGGCGCAGCCGTATACGGCATGCCTGTTGTGATTGATGGCTTTAACGCTACGGCAGCAGCCCTAATCGCTGGAACACTGGCACCGCTATCAAGGGCTTATATGATTGGCTCCCACCTTTCTGCAGAGCCGGGTCATAAATTTATGCTCGAATACCTAGGAATCAAACCCATGCTTACCATGAACCTTCGTCTTGGCGAAGCCACCGGCGCTGTCCTGGTTATGTCCATGGTCGACTGTGCGATCAAAATCTTGCGAGAGATGGCGACTTTTGAAGATGCAGGCGTCTCTGTGGCGTTGACATAA